The sequence below is a genomic window from Cicer arietinum cultivar CDC Frontier isolate Library 1 chromosome 6, Cicar.CDCFrontier_v2.0, whole genome shotgun sequence.
gggaactcgtcTTTGTAAACGTCAAAGATACTTTGCAATGTATACTTAGAAGACACATACATCATGTAGTCACGGTGAATAAACGAACAAGCGGCAATGACATGTGAACACGGATAATGTAATGCTTGAAATTCACCACAATTGCACCATCTTTTGTCGAGGTCTACCTTGAATGTCCCTACAGGACGACCACTTGGTGGACGAACCAACTCCTTAACTGTAAATATACTATGAGCTCGATTGTGAATAACAACTTCATGGGAATTTGACATTGCTCGTTCCTTGTTaagattttgaatgattgtaTTTGAGTAAATCAAACCTGATGTACGGTGAATAAACGAACAAGCGGCAATGACATGTGAACATGGATAATGTAATGCTTGAAATTCACCACAATCGCACCATCTTTTGTCGAGGTCTACCTTGAATGTCCCTACAGGACGACCACTTGGTGGACGAACCAACTCCTTAACTGTAAATATACTATGAGCTCGATTGTGAATAACAACTTCATGGGAATTTGACATTGCTCGTTCCTTGTTaagattttgaatgattgtaTTTGAGTAAATCAAACCTAATGTCATCATTGCTTGGGCTTGTGTCCctctttcttcaaattttgcagTCAATCTGTAGTATGTTGCTTGCACAAAAGAACTGATTGGAAGATTGCGTGTCCCCTTTAACACATTGTTCATGCACTCAGAAAGGTTAGTTGTCATGTGTCCCCAACGTCTACCTTCATCATATGCTTGTAGCCATTGTTCCTTTGGAATATCGTCAAGCCATTTCACTGCATCTTGACTCCAATCACTGATTTGTCTTCTAAAGTATGTGATGCCTGGTTGAGTCATAGCGTATCTTGAATGAACAAAAGTTGATGTTGTTTAgacaatttgaaaacaaaattataaagaaaaaatatgtgtgagatatatatatataNNNNNNNNNNNNNNNNNNNNNNNNCACTTTTAATCGACTcatgtctatctgaaatcaagcAGAGGTTGGGTTGAGGTGTGACAAACATTCGTAGACGACTGAGAAAGAAAAACCAACCATTTGATGTTTCACCCTCAACAATGGCGTATGCTATAGGAATGGTATGACTGTCACCATCCTGAGCGATTGCCATTAGTAAGGTCCCACGATACTTCCCATATAACCATGTTCCATCAACTGAAACAACTGGTTTACAATGATCAAACCCTCTGATACATGGTTGGAAACTCCAAAAGAGACGATGAAAGACAGCTTTGCTAGGAACCCGTTGGTCATCCTCAATAAAGGGTCCCACTTCAATATCGGTAACAGTACTTGGAAGATAATGTTTAAAAGCAAGAATCCACCTTGGAAGCTCTTTATATGATTCCTCTGAATTGTCGTATATTCTCTCAATGGCCTTTTGTTTTGCAATCCATGTCTTTCTATAAGTAGTGGTATATGTGTACCGAGATCGTATATGTGCAATCAATACTGAAACTGATATTGTGGGATCTGTTGTTACCATTTGTAAGATGCTTTCACAAATAACAGCCGAAGAGAGATGTTGGTGATCTTGTGAAACCATTGTTGATGAGCATGTGTGTGGCCCTTCTAGTTTTGTGATCTTCCAGATGTTTGATTTCTTCCATTCAAGATTCTACACCTCCacatacaatttttatttttacaatggaCAATCCATCTAGTGCTATCAGAATGTGCAACGACAAAGCTCGTAGAATTGTGCATATGATATTCTTTTACATACTGCATTGCCACATCTTTTGTGGGAAATGTCATCTCCACTTGAAGATTGTCAGGATCTGGAACAAGGTAAGATTGGTTTTTGGACATAGAGTTGACAAATTCATTGTCAACGTAATTCATGTTGTCGGTGGTAACGTTGCGAAAATGTGAGGGGGGGTCAGAGAAAAAAGTTGTTGGCTAGTTCAGATTTTTGGATAGGATAATGCTTACGTGTAAGACGACGTCAGCGTAATTTGGTAcgatgacgtcagcgtaatcCTCAAATCATCCACTAATTGGCTGGTTCGGATTTTTGGATAGGATAATGCTTACGTGTAAgatgacgtcagcgtaatcTGGTACGATGACGTCATCGTAATCCTCAAATCATCCACTGATTGGCTGGGTCGGGTTTTTGGATAGGATAATGCTTACGTGTAAgatgacgtcagcgtaatcTGGTACGATGACGTCATCGTAATCCTCAAATCATCCACTGATTGGCTGGTTCGGATTTTTAGATAGGATAATGCTTACGTGTATGATGACGTCATCGTAATCCCCCAATCCTCCACTAATTGGTTGGTTCGGATTTTTGGATAGGATTGcaattgttttataaatagtCATTATGTTCATATTATTATTCACACACACTTTAAAGCTCTCACATTCACAACATACAAGCTCCATGGCTCTTTTAAGAAATCAGTATCTTCACAGGTCTAGAGATATCGCTGAGATGGTAAGTGGTTGTAATCATCTTATGTATACATGTTTTTAAGCATCATTTTCATAActctaatattaaatttatttaaaatgtagaACTTGATTGAATGTCACCACCACTTTAGAATAGAGGAACCAAATGAAATGATAGTGCCCTGCTTGGAGGAAGTTGGGTTTTTTACCGTTGCAAAATTGGGATCTTGTAACGTGGACCCATCATTGGTGACCGCAATGGTAGAACGTTGGAGAACAGAAACACACACATTTCATCTTCCAATAGGAGAGTGTACAATAACTCTTGAAGATGTTGCATTACAACTTGGTCTACCTATCAACGGAAGACCAGTAACGGGAGGTGGTGCTTTAGATTGGGATGAAGAATGCCAACAAATTTTGGGTGTCATTCCTCCAAAAAATCAAATGGTGGGCCAATTCGTCAAACTGAAATGGTTAAAAGACACATTTGCTCATGTTCCGAATAATGCAGCAGCTGAGCAAGTACAATAACATTGTAGAGCGTACCTATTACGCTTGATTGGGGGTTTGGTAATCCCTGACAAATCTTGCAATATAGTTCATTTGATGTATCTTCCCCTGTTGAAACATATTCAACGTGTTCGACTATATAGTTGGGGTTCAGCGTGTTTGGCAAACTTATACAGACAAATGTATCGTGCAACCGCACCGTCTTATGCATGTATGGGTGGATGTACATTGCTCCTGCAATCTTGGGTATGGTATCGCATGTCGTTCATTGCCCCTCATTGCACTATAGAGATATCATTTCCACTAGCAAAACAGTAAAacatttttcatattaatccaataaattACATATAATATACTTGTCAAACTTGctaaataatagttttatattcttttactaGATGGATTGGTAGGGGACTAATCCATTCTGGAACTCCATACGGGAATCTTGTCAGTTATAGATCAAACATTGATCACATGCAACATTATCAGGTTTAAAATTTCATtgttcaacaaaatttatatttattataattgtgttgtCTTACTAATATGTCTTTTTTTCTCTAGTTCATATGGATGCCTTACAGGGGTCTTGAAAATGTCATACCACAGCAAGCATATCAGGATTCAATGATATGGACTGCCAAAACTGCATTGATTTGTTTCTCAACTTTTGAATGGCATCAAACAGATAGAGTCAAACTGCAGTTTGGACTTTTGCAGGAAATACCAGATGAACCtgaaaaaatattgatacacTTCACTGTCAGGATATGAGAGGGAATTATCTGGAAAATTGGAAAGACAAACATCCTGCATGGATTCAATTTTGGAACGAACGTCGAAGTCATTGTCTTACCGGTCAGCCGATACATGGACACCCAATACCAACAAAGGAGTATATGGTGTGGTTTAGACACAACTCTAATTTGTATCTATCAGCTCTACACCTACACGGGACTCACGATGTGGTGTTGCAGAAGAGCCAACTCAACCATCACACCGACAAATACGTAATAGACCTCGCCTACCGACTCCTCCTGTTTCTATTGAAAATGAAGCG
It includes:
- the LOC101513627 gene encoding uncharacterized protein encodes the protein MVSQDHQHLSSAVICESILQMVTTDPTISVSVLIAHIRSRYTYTTTYRKTWIAKQKAIERIYDNSEESYKELPRWILAFKHYLPSTVTDIEVGPFIEDDQRVPSKAVFHRLFWSFQPCIRGFDHCKPVVSVDGTWLYGKYRGTLLMAIAQDGDSHTIPIAYAIVEGETSNGWFFFLSRLRIYAMTQPGITYFRRQISDWSQDAVKWLDDIPKEQWLQAYDEGRRWGHMTTNLSECMNNVLKGTRNLPISSFVQATYYRLTAKFEERGTQAQAMMTLGLIYSNTIIQNLNKERAMSNSHEVVIHNRAHSIFTVKELVRPPSGRPVGTFKVDLDKRWCDCGEFQALHYPCSHVIAACSFIHRTSGLIYSNTIIQNLNKERAMSNSHEVVIHNRAHSIFTVKELVRPPSGRPVGTFKVDLDKRWCNCGEFQALHYPCSHVIAACSFIHRDYMMYVSSKYTLQSIFDVYKDEFPTIPLQSY